In a single window of the Vitis vinifera cultivar Pinot Noir 40024 chromosome 6, ASM3070453v1 genome:
- the LOC100244865 gene encoding protein SENSITIVE TO PROTON RHIZOTOXICITY 2 — protein sequence MIPVGTSNCFVNGSQGLQMYGMTAEGSVSSSLGGSSVLEAHSCSLVYSFSILKDKVHQVQSLISIFVPPNQGQPESMAMAVAGMGNLIQEVIAAASSMMYSCQQMGYGAAPGNSGTNHGLPQQGVELSDGRVCGDTGVVQMGEERGQGFYSSDQSLDWYGDNHNNSNTNDHSRTIIVSNNDKVESRELPQGSTQMNEGLGGVLPKTFDIVELDAEDLLAKYTHYCQICGKGFKRDANLRMHMRAHGDEYKSNAALSNPTKNIGREMENKDDLIKLPRKYSCPQEGCRWNRKHAKFQPLKSMICVKNHYKRSHCPKMYICKRCNQKQFSVLSDLRTHEKHCGDLKWLCSCGTTFSRKDKLMGHVALFVGHTPAINSMSKPVKFYQNASRLQ from the coding sequence ATGATTCCAGTGGGTACTTCTAACTGTTTCGTGAATGGATCGCAAGGGCTACAGATGTATGGAATGACTGCTGAAGGTTCGGTTTCTTCTTCTCTTGGAGGCAGCTCGGTTTTGGAGGCTCACTCCTGCTCTCTCGTCTACAGTTTCTCTATTCTCAAAGACAAGGTCCATCAGGTGCAATCCCTGATCAGCATCTTCGTCCCTCCCAATCAAGGCCAACCCGAGTCTATGGCCATGGCCGTGGCCGGCATGGGCAATTTGATTCAAGAAGTTATTGCAGCTGCATCTTCAATGATGTACAGTTGCCAGCAGATGGGTTATGGTGCAGCTCCAGGTAACAGTGGCACCAATCATGGATTGCCCCAGCAAGGCGTTGAGCTCTCAGATGGCAGGGTCTGCGGCGATACTGGTGTTGTCCAAATGGGAGAAGAAAGAGGGCAAGGATTCTATTCCAGTGATCAATCTCTTGACTGGTATGGCGATAACCATAACAACTCTAATACTAATGATCATAGTCGGACTATCATTGTCAGCAACAATGACAAGGTTGAATCGAGGGAATTGCCTCAAGGTTCAACCCAAATGAATGAAGGGTTGGGGGGAGTTTTGCCAAAGACTTTCGATATTGTAGAGTTGGATGCTGAAGATTTGTTAGCCAAGTACACACATTACTGCCAAATTTGTGGAAAAGGGTTCAAGAGAGACGCAAATTTGAGAATGCACATGAGGGCTCACGGGGATGAGTACAAGTCCAATGCTGCTTTAAGCAACCCCACGAAGAATATTGGAAGAGAGATGGAAAATAAAGACGATCTGATAAAATTGCCAAGGAAATACTCATGTCCGCAAGAAGGGTGCAGATGGAACCGGAAGCACGCCAAATTTCAGCCATTGAAATCAATGATATGTGTGAAGAACCATTACAAGAGAAGCCACTGCCCAAAGATGTACATCTGCAAGAGGTGCAACCAGAAACAGTTTTCGGTGTTGTCTGATCTGCGAACCCATGAGAAGCACTGTGGCGATCTCAAGTGGCTGTGCTCCTGCGGCACCACATTTTCTAGGAAAGATAAGCTTATGGGTCACGTTGCTTTGTTCGTTGGACACACTCCAGCCATCAATTCTATGTCAAAGCCAGTAAAGTTTTATCAAAATGCATCACGATTGCAATGA
- the LOC100256831 gene encoding pheophorbide a oxygenase, chloroplastic isoform X1 codes for MAFLLYGCATTAALPGLFPNSTTCFLSSHPSKPTNPSFRTTRSLTFSPLRVAAPPTQPVTSDQSNEEREDEVVAVDDERSSSSSKFLWRDHWYPVSLIEDLDTNRPTPFQLLGRDIVLWKDKSTAEWVAFDDKCPHRLAPLSEGRIDENGYLQCSYHGWSFDKCGSCKRIPQALPEGPEARAVGSPRACATRFPTMVSQGLLFVWPDENGWERASATKPPMLPDEFENPEFSTVTIQRDLFYGYDTLMENVSDPSHIDFAHHKVTGRRDRAKPLPFKLESSGPGGFAGANDGNPRISAKFVAPCYYMNKIEIDTKLPIVGEQKWKIWICSFNVPMAPGKTRSIVCSARNFFQFSMPGPAWWQVVPRWHEHWTSNKVYDGDMIVLQGQEKIFLSKSKEGSADVNEQYTQITFTPTQSDRFVLAFRNWLRRHGNSQPDWFGISNQGPLPSTVLSKRQMLDRFEQHTLNCSSCKGAYTTFQTMQKLFIGAAVVFCATTGIPSEMWIRVILAGLALLSSALAYALHELQKNFVFVDYVHAEIE; via the exons ATGGCTTTCCTTCTCTACGGTTGTGCTACTACAGCCGCACTCCCTGGCCTCTTTCCCAATTCCACCACCTGCTTCCTCTCCTCTCATCCCTCCAAACCAACGAACCCTTCCTTTAGAACAACCAGATCACTGACTTTCTCTCCCTTGAGGGTGGCTGCTCCTCCCACCCAGCCTGTGACCTCAGATCAATCCAATGAAGAACGTGAGGATGAAGTTGTTGCGGTTGATGATGAGAGGTCGTCGTCGTCTTCCAAGTTCTTGTGGAGAGATCACTGGTATCCAGTGTCGCTAATTGAGGACCTGGACACTAATCGCCCGACCCCGTTTCAGCTTCTTGGCCGAGACATCGTTCTCTGGAAGGATAAATCTACTGCTGAATGGGTTGCCTTTGATGACAAGTGCCCGCACCGCCTCGCCCCATTATCT gagggaagaattgatgaaaatgGTTACTTGCAATGTTCTTACCATGGATGGTCCTTTGACAAGTGTGGATCTTGCAAACGGATTCCCCAGGCCTTGCCTGAAGGACCTGAAGCTCGTGCTGTTGGGTCTCCAAGGGCCTGCGCAACAAGGTTTCCTACAATGGTTTCTCAGGGTCTGCTCTTTGTTTGGCCGGATGAGAACGGTTGGGAAAGAGCTTCTGCAACTAAGCCTCCAAT GCTGCCTGATGAGTTCGAGAATCCCGAGTTCTCAACTGTGACAATTCAGCGAGATCTGTTTTATGGCTATGATACGCTGATGGAGAATGTGTCCGATCCTTCCCACATTGATTTTGCACATCACAAg GTTACAGGGAGAAGAGATAGAGCCAAGCCTTTGCCATTTAAGTTGGAGTCTAGTGGCCCTGGGGGATTTGCTGGAGCAAATGATGGGAACCCACGAATCAGTGCCAAATTTGTTGCACCTTGTTATTATATGAATAA AATAGAGATAGATACAAAGCTTCCCATAGTTGGTGAGCAGAAGTGGAAGATATGGATTTGTTCCTTCAATGTACCAATGGCACCTGGGAAAACTCGTTCGATTGTTTGTAGTGCTCGAAACTTTTTCCAGTTCTCTATGCCAGGGCCTGCTTGGTGGCAG GTGGTTCCTAGATGGCATGAGCACTGGACTTCAAATAAGGTATATGATGGAGACATGATTGTCCTTCAGGGTCAAGAGAAGATATTCCTTTCAAAGTCAAAGGAGGGTTCTGCAGATGTCAATGAGCAGTACACACAGATCACATTTACACCCACACAATCCGATCGCTTCGTCTTGGCATTTCGAAATTGGCTGAGGCGGCATGGGAACAGCCAACCTGACTGGTTTGGCATCTCAAATCAAGGACCTTTGCCATCAACAGTCTTATCAAAACGCCAG ATGTTGGATAGATTTGAGCAGCACACTCTTAACTGTTCATCCTGTAAAGGAGCTTATACAACCTTCCAGACAATGCAGAAGTTGTTCATTGGTGCCGCTGTTGTTTTCTGTGCAACCACTGGGATTCCTTCAGAGATGTGGATTCGGGTCATCTTGGCTGGGCTGGCACTTCTAAGTTCTGCATTGGCTTATGCTTTGCATGAGCTCCAAAAGAATTTTGTTTTCGTTGATTATGTCCATGCTGAAATCGAATAG
- the LOC100256831 gene encoding pheophorbide a oxygenase, chloroplastic isoform X2, with amino-acid sequence MAFLLYGCATTAALPGLFPNSTTCFLSSHPSKPTNPSFRTTRSLTFSPLRVAAPPTQPVTSDQSNEEREDEVVAVDDERSSSSSKFLWRDHWYPVSLIEDLDTNRPTPFQLLGRDIVLWKDKSTAEWVAFDDKCPHRLAPLSEGRIDENGYLQCSYHGWSFDKCGSCKRIPQALPEGPEARAVGSPRACATRFPTMVSQGLLFVWPDENGWERASATKPPMLPDEFENPEFSTVTIQRDLFYGYDTLMENVSDPSHIDFAHHKVVPRWHEHWTSNKVYDGDMIVLQGQEKIFLSKSKEGSADVNEQYTQITFTPTQSDRFVLAFRNWLRRHGNSQPDWFGISNQGPLPSTVLSKRQMLDRFEQHTLNCSSCKGAYTTFQTMQKLFIGAAVVFCATTGIPSEMWIRVILAGLALLSSALAYALHELQKNFVFVDYVHAEIE; translated from the exons ATGGCTTTCCTTCTCTACGGTTGTGCTACTACAGCCGCACTCCCTGGCCTCTTTCCCAATTCCACCACCTGCTTCCTCTCCTCTCATCCCTCCAAACCAACGAACCCTTCCTTTAGAACAACCAGATCACTGACTTTCTCTCCCTTGAGGGTGGCTGCTCCTCCCACCCAGCCTGTGACCTCAGATCAATCCAATGAAGAACGTGAGGATGAAGTTGTTGCGGTTGATGATGAGAGGTCGTCGTCGTCTTCCAAGTTCTTGTGGAGAGATCACTGGTATCCAGTGTCGCTAATTGAGGACCTGGACACTAATCGCCCGACCCCGTTTCAGCTTCTTGGCCGAGACATCGTTCTCTGGAAGGATAAATCTACTGCTGAATGGGTTGCCTTTGATGACAAGTGCCCGCACCGCCTCGCCCCATTATCT gagggaagaattgatgaaaatgGTTACTTGCAATGTTCTTACCATGGATGGTCCTTTGACAAGTGTGGATCTTGCAAACGGATTCCCCAGGCCTTGCCTGAAGGACCTGAAGCTCGTGCTGTTGGGTCTCCAAGGGCCTGCGCAACAAGGTTTCCTACAATGGTTTCTCAGGGTCTGCTCTTTGTTTGGCCGGATGAGAACGGTTGGGAAAGAGCTTCTGCAACTAAGCCTCCAAT GCTGCCTGATGAGTTCGAGAATCCCGAGTTCTCAACTGTGACAATTCAGCGAGATCTGTTTTATGGCTATGATACGCTGATGGAGAATGTGTCCGATCCTTCCCACATTGATTTTGCACATCACAAg GTGGTTCCTAGATGGCATGAGCACTGGACTTCAAATAAGGTATATGATGGAGACATGATTGTCCTTCAGGGTCAAGAGAAGATATTCCTTTCAAAGTCAAAGGAGGGTTCTGCAGATGTCAATGAGCAGTACACACAGATCACATTTACACCCACACAATCCGATCGCTTCGTCTTGGCATTTCGAAATTGGCTGAGGCGGCATGGGAACAGCCAACCTGACTGGTTTGGCATCTCAAATCAAGGACCTTTGCCATCAACAGTCTTATCAAAACGCCAG ATGTTGGATAGATTTGAGCAGCACACTCTTAACTGTTCATCCTGTAAAGGAGCTTATACAACCTTCCAGACAATGCAGAAGTTGTTCATTGGTGCCGCTGTTGTTTTCTGTGCAACCACTGGGATTCCTTCAGAGATGTGGATTCGGGTCATCTTGGCTGGGCTGGCACTTCTAAGTTCTGCATTGGCTTATGCTTTGCATGAGCTCCAAAAGAATTTTGTTTTCGTTGATTATGTCCATGCTGAAATCGAATAG